aaattccaacagcctactttgcagaaatggaaaagccaataaccaaatttatttggaagggtaaggggcaccaaatagccaaaaatatcttgaaaaagaacagaaggaggacttacacttctgaCTTTAAGGGATATTACAAACGTCAGTGgtaaacagcatgatactggcattaGGATAGatatgttgatcaatggaatcaaattaatagttcagaaatagaccctcacatccgtggccaactgatgtttgacaaggctgccaaatctaCTCAACTGAGAaaggaacagtctcttcaacaaatggtgaagggagaactggacatccatatatATAAGAACAAAacaggacccctatctcatatcttatacaaaatggaacaaagacctatatataagaaccaggactgtaAAACCcctagatgaaaatgtagggGAGCATCTTCAAGTTCTTGtggtaggtaatggtttcttagactttacactcaaagcccaagcaatgaaaaaaaaggagataaatcagcctcctcaaaattaaaaacttttgtacatcaaagacttcgtcatgaaagtgaaaagacattcTACTaagtgggataaaatatttggaaatcacatttcTCATCAGAGTTTATtatagagaatatataaagaaatcctacaactcaacaattaaaaggcaaacaacccaatttaaaaatgggcaaaaggtttgtataaacttttctccaaagaaaaatacaaatggtgAAAAGGCACCTGAAAAGATACTTGACACCACTAGTTATTatggaaaggcaaatcaaaaccacaatgagatatttcacacctgctagaatggccactattgaaaaacacaaaactacaagtgctggagaagttGTGGGGAAATggcaacactcattcattgcctttgggaatgtaaaatggtgcagctgatgGCGAAGATGGTTTTGTCAAACTTAGGTCCTCAGGaacctaagtatagaattaccatatgatctgacaaactagcttctaggtatatatccagaggatctgaaaacagtgactgGAACTGATAtttccacactgatgttcatggcagcattactcacaattgccaatagatggaaccaccccaagtgtccattaactgataaatgaataaacaaaatgtggtacacacacaatgaaatactattcatccataaaaaggattgaagttctgatacttgtgacaacagggatgaacctcaagaacattttgttgagtgaaataagtcagaaacaaaaggataaatattttattatctcactgatatgaactaattataataagcaaactcatagagttagaatctagaatataaattaccaggatatagagtgGGGTTAgattggggagttaatacttaacttttacagaatttcttttgggttgatggtaaaggtttggcaatggatggtggtgacggtagcacattttTGTGAGTGTGATCAATACTACTGAATTATtgaggtgaatgtggttaaaaggggaaactttaggatgtatatatttctggaataaaaatcaaaagataagacacaggactgtacaacacagtgaacactattgtagatgatggactatcaTTAATAATACAAGGacataagaatattctttcatgaattaaaacagaTATATGGTACTAATACATGGTGTTTATAATaggatgatatatgggaaaaatacatctactgtaaattatggatgatagataaTAGTTCAATTTTAGTAAtctttcaacaattgtaacaaaggaaactactgttaaaaaataatacgATTACAGAAAAGTGCtgtcatcaatggtaacaaacgttccacaccaatacaaggttttggtggtggggtggtgtatgggaaccctgtattttatgcatgattgttttataaactcacaacttctctaacaaaaaaacaaagagaactgGAGTTTGCCTCCAGTCCTGAGGAGGCCCCCTTTGACACTGAGCCATGGAAAATTTTCTTACATGGAACCCCTCCCCACAAATTATGGGGCAGCCCTGTTCTACCATACAGGCTTGGTTTATTCTATCTGCAGGTCTATGGATAGGGTGGAGCTTTGGGCTGGACAGGAaggtgactgtgccagtttgaatgtattatgtctccccaaacaccattatctttgatgcaatcttgtgggggcagacatattaatgttgattagattggaattctttgattgtttccatggagatgtgactcaatcaactgtgagtgaaacatttgattggataatttccatgaaggtgggtgttaattggatcactggagtcctataaaggagttcacagacaaggacctcagagcagctaaaagtgacattttggaaaggagctccagctaagagaggacaaaacacaccaagagccacactttggagaatgccattttgaaacacaacctgggaggaagcaggcgccagccatgtgccttgccagctaacagaggtttatggatgccatcagccaaccctcagtgaaggtacctttgttgatgccctaccttggacactttatggccttcagactgtaactctgtaagcaaataacccccctttataaaagccaatccatttctggtgttttgcataatgggcagcattagcaaacaggaacagtgaCACACTTCAAAGTCACAAGCCTGGTTCCTACTGCCCCAGGGTGAGAGCACATAACCCCTCTCCTGGAGGCACCCCTACCTCCTCTCCTGCATATCAAAGGCCTGGACCCCCGTGTCCTGGGAGTTGTGACTATTGAAACAATTCTTTTCAAACACCTACCTCTAGTGGTGGCACCGTTTGCTTTTACTTTCCCAGCTGTAGGTACTGATGCTTTAACATGTCGCCTAGAATAAGATCAAATCCTTCGCTCCCTTGGTGGCCCATGTCAAATGGGACCCCATGGAACTGCCCCTGCCAATCAAGTGATAAATGCTGCACTATACCCTGAAAAAGTTACTGTGGGGTTCCAGCCTATAATCCAAGATCTCCCAAAGAGGCAATTATTATAGTTACCATTTCCCCATACAATAGCCGTTTGACCAATTCTTAAAAGCTTCCATGAATGAAGGGTGATGAACCATCAATTATACAAACCTTAATGTACAAGGTCTGCCCATCAAAGCTCCTATTTCCTATTTCTAACATCCTCTAATTATAAAAGATACACACAGGAGCACAATTGCTTTGCTGTGACTGATTTGGCCAACATGATCTACTTAGTGCCAAtacaggaaaaattaaataaaataaaaaaattctgaacCATTGCCAccaagacctcaacaaacaatcTGTATAAAACTGCTTAATACTGGCACTAAATAGCTGACATTTGATTAAGGAGTGACCCTAAAGAAGGCCTCTGAGAAACTAGCCACACTCACACATCATTTACAGAAATGAGACCGGGCAATAGCACCCCATAAAGTACAAGGCTGTATTAAATTCCTGGGCATCATCTGGTCCTCTAAGAGGAGATAGATTCCCACCACCATTAAACACAAGCCAATTTCAGACACTAAGACATGCATAACACTTATTAGGATTATTCATGTTCTGGAGGTTGCACTCTCATTATACCTCAAATACAGAATCACATGTACATCCACTGCTTTCCACTAGGGAAAGCCCCAGCACTGTGCCTCAGTACTGACACAAGTCATTTCCCAAGCCATGCCCCTTGTCCCACTGGGAGCAGATTTTAGATCAGAGGCTTTGGCTACCTCTGAATATGTTTCTCGGAGTCCTTGGACAAAGCATGGCAAATCCTGGCTGCTCATTGGGCTCTTCTCCAAATGGAGGTGCTTCCAGAGCCACAACTGGTCAGCCAGCTCACATAGTTTCACATAAAGCCATGGGTGAGGGGTAATTCCCAGCAGGAACTCAGCAAAGCCACTGAAgcctccctggtaacatggaaaAAGTACCTACAAGAGAGGACTAAACCTGACAAAAAGGGCCTTTCCAAGTCACAGGAGGATGTGGCTTCCCCCCTGCTCAGCCTTTTTCCCATGGATCTTAAGATGCTGGTGCATCCCCACTGTCCCCACCTCTACCAAGTGGGGATCCTCTTGGGACCAACTGTCTGACATGGAAAGGGAGTTGGTATATCTCACTGAGGCCAGGCTCTCATTGCACACAGCACAACTCACTGGAGGGCCATGGCATTTTACTGGCCTCAAACACCCAGCTTACCCAAGATGGCTATTTGTGGTCTGTACAGTTGGCAGAACTGGAAATAAATGGTCTAGTTAGCTCTCCAGTATGCAGTCGTTGCCCAATCTCCAAACCTTCACTGATTCTGGGGTGGTGGCCATAAGGTTTGCAGAGGAGTCAGGCCAATGggaacaaaataattttctcacaCAAGGAAGACCCTTGTGGGGGGCTTCAGATTTGGAAATGGCTCACAGCCTGACACATTTTCGCACATGCTCAACTCACTGCACTGGAGTCACGGGTCAATGACACTGCCGAAAACTACCTAAGATTCATTTGTACACAGCATACCTGGCGGATGCCTTGGAGACTGTTCATCCACCCAGGTCCCTCCAAAGCTTCCCTACCAACTGGTGGTCTGGGCCCATAGCACCTCAGGCCTCAGAGACTCCTCTGCCTTGGTGGAGTGGGCACACACAAAGGGATTGCCTCATGCCCATCACTAGCCACAAGACTTACTAAAGGCTTTGACTTGTGCTCCAAAACCAGACACTGGCATCCTGTAGATGGGGTCACATTCCATGGGGTAGAGGATAATCCCTTCGCCCGTTGCCATATTAATTACATATTAATTGCTAGAGCAGCCAAGAAGTGGAGATTATAGCTACCAAATGAAGCAGTTGAACCATCTGGGTCACTTTTAGAGGTAAGAAAAGCTATGTCTGGTGGATTACCTCCTTTTACCCTGCCGTGAGTGCCTATTACCCATATAGGGCACTGCACCCAGACTGGCAAACACCAGACATAGAGCAATCTCTGAAAGAAAACATTATGCAATCTCTCAGCaagggagaaacaacaacaaaaataggtaaaatgggcttcatcaaaattgaaaaattttgaatGTCAAAGGACACTCTCtagaaagtgagaagacaacctacagaatgggagaaaataattgctagccacttatctgataaaggtttaatatccagaatgtataaaaaactgctacaactcaacaacaaagagataAATAACTAAATTTGAAGGACTTGAATAggcagttctccaaagaagatatacaaatggccattaaACACATagaaagatgcttaacatcaggggtcatgaaggaaatggaaatcaaaaccacaatgagataccacttccaCTCACTAggtgtttattatttaaaaaaaaatcagaaaataataagtgttggtgaggatgcagagaaacaggaatctttttacattgctggtggcattgtaaaatggtacaggcacTATGGAAATGTTTGATGGTTcctaaaaaagtttaaaatagaattaccatatgacctggcaatcccactttttggtatataagcaaaagaattgaaagcagggatttaaacaggtatttgtacaccagtgcttatagtagcattattcacaatagccaaaaggtagaagcaactcaagtgtccaacaaaagatgaaagaatttttaaaaatgtgatatatacacacaatgggaatattattcagctgtaaaaaggaatgaagttctgatgtacATTACAACGTGGATGAACATGGAAGCCATCATGTTGTGTAAattaagccagatacaaaaagacaagtaTTGTAGATCTCACACATATGAAATacctaaaagaaacaaatttcaaagagacAGAGAGTGGATTATAGTTTTATAAGAGATGTAGtgaggggggaggtggggaagagagAGTTACCACCTAATGggtgtacagtttctgtttgaaatgatgaaaaagttAAGAGTAGTGGGtattgatgatggtagcacaatatcatacAAGCAGTAACACTACTGACctgtacatttgaaagtggtcaaattggaaaaaattgagctgtctgtatgttattacaataaaaagataaaaaaatcctTTACAAAATTTTAGCAAGTTAAATCCAACAATATTTAAAGTATAATGCATGATGACTAtttggggtttattccaggaatgcaggtTGGTTTAACATTGAAAATTAAACATTGTTATTTATCATATTAATGGCCTTAAAAAGCAAATCcctatgatcatctcaatagaaatagaaaaagcaatgGCAAATATCAAACATACATTCCTGATAAAACCTCTCAGATAATTAGAAATGTAAGGGAAATTCCTCAACTTGACAAAGAGCATCTCTGAAAATCATAGAGCCAAGATCATACTTAACCATTAAAGGctaaatgctttccccctaagaccaagaataaggcaaggatgtctgcttgTCTCAATTATATTCAttatactggaggttctagcaAGGGCAATAAGgcaaagacaagaaataaaagacatctggataggaaagggagaagtaatACTGCTGTTATTTGCAGACAAGATTGTCCATATAGAAAGTCTTGTGGAATGTACTAAAAAGCTAGTAGAACTAAAAAGTGAGTTTAGCAAGCTTTCAGTATACAGGATCTTTATATAAAATTGATTACAATGTACAAGCCAGCAATCAcagattgaaataaaaaagatcatctACAATAGCATtaaaactatgaaatatttaaggataaatctgacaaaatctgttcaagtcctgCATACTTAAATCTAGTAACTTTGCTGAGTCAAATTAATGAAGGTCTAAACAAATTGATAGATgttttcatgaattggaagacccAGTATTGTTAGGTTGTAAATTCTTTCATCTATCTATAGAGTCAATACAATCCCAAAGTTCCAGCAGATGTTATTACATAAATTGATAAGATTATTCTACAATTCATGTGGAAATGCAGGAGACCTAGAGTACCCAAAGcaaatttgaaaaggaaagacaaagaatACTTAGATCTGGCTTTATGACTTATTACAAAGCTTCAATAAACAAGAAATTGTGATATTGgtgtaaaaaaaacacacatataaTTGGCCCAGAAATTGACCCAATTcagcaattgatttttgacaactgTGCACAGgcaatttaaaagagaaatcatTGTCTTTTCGGCAAatacagaaaagataaaagataaacttTGAGCTATACTTCATGTCACCAACTACATTTAACTTAAAATGTAGCACAGATGTacatgtaaaacctaaaactataaaacttctagaagaaaacagaggactATCTATATGACCctgggttaggcaatggtttcttagatacaaaccaaaagtacaatcaataaaagaaaataattggtaAATAAGACTTTATTGATATTAagaacttctgctcttcaaaagatattattcagagaatgaaaaaaaaagccacagattgGGCAAAATTGTACtggggtatatgggagctctatattttctgcattatttttctgtatactGTACCTACAatgtctctaattaaaaaatacattaaaaaactcaataataaaataacatcactcaattatgaaatgggcaaaagatctgaagagaCACTTCTCCATTGAAGATATATAGATGACAATCATATAGCAATATATTTGACATCACTATCCATTAGAGAAATGCCAATTAAATCCTCAATGTAATGCCACTACACAGTtattagaatgtctaaaatttaaaagtttgaccACACCAAAATTTCAAAAGGATGTGGAATGATTGCAACTCTCATACAGTACTGAGAActgatgggaatgtacaatggtaaatcactttagaaaatattttggtaaattcTTAAATTGCTAAATGTATTCCTACTATATGAACAAGTcttttcactcctaggtatttcatttcatgagaaatgaaaacacatggcCACTTATACTCTTGTACACAGATGTTATTAGCCGCTTTATTTGTAAAGTTTTCAAGCTATTTCAAGCCAAACACTTGAAACATCCAATACGTCTGTCAAAAGTGACTGAATAAGTAAACTGGGGTATATCTACACAATGGAACACTAgtgaacaataaaaaagaataaactattgaTTGACAATTACCATAAATGAATCTATGGTTATGCTTAAGAAAGAATTACCACAGAAAAGAGCACATACtatattattacatttatttgaaattctagaaaatgcaaatttaaatctGATGTTAAAAAGCAGATAAATGATTTCTTTCTGAGTGATGTCTACCACAAGTAGACACTTGATAATAAGTACAAACAAATATTGATGGGCAAAATGTTCATATTTAAATGGGGGAAATATGTTGTGCTAGGACAAAACAAGGACCATTTGGGAGGTCAACAAAAGATACTTTGGCGAGGGCCACTATAAAAGTCAATGACTGGACAGAGTTTTCCTTAAATACCCTGAAACAAGACATCTCCAAGCCtttgtcaaattgctctgtgtGTGTTGGGGCATATGACAGtttacaactctgccttagccttcacttcctgcttgAACACAGCTTCAAAAACAGGCAGAGTGAGAAATTAGGACTTTTTTTCCCCTGAGAAATTAGAAAGACTTTTTTTAGGATGCATTTGGCCTTCTAGATTGCCAGGAATATATCAGAGCTTTTCAAAGCCCCCTATAGGTATCTCATATCCAaactttcccttttaatttttttggttagCTTGTTTGTCCCAACAGATACCACCATGTCTGACAGCTGCAATACTAAAGAATTTTGATAACTACCCTGGGAAAAATTCAGTTCTGAGTCAGTCAACTAAAGACAAGCCCGGTGAGTGGGGGTTTCCAGTTAGGGGCACTTATTGTTGTCCTGCCTTATATTGTTATTAAATGTTTCACGTATGTAACCAGATTCTAAGAACTTTAAGAGCAAAGACCCCTTATACTTCTTATGTGTTTGAAATAAAGGTTAAATAAGTGCAATATTAGTTTAATCCAGTATTCAGAATCTGGAAATAAAACAGAATGCAAGAATTTTTCACAATGGAGTTACCAAGTAGGAAAATGTGTTTTGTATTCAGTAGGGGAAGGAGAAAGTGTTAATCTCAGTTGTTTGCTCCTTTTTGATAATGCTGTCTTTGAGTTTGGTTTTGAGATTTAGGAGATTTGGTGCATTTATCTAGTACAGATTTACTTGAAATTTAAAGGCAAAGGGACTAGAAAATTAATTGGtagtaattaaaagaaaaaattccttgATCAAAGGAAGACAACTTCATAAGACTATCATTTTCCCAGCCTGCATAGGAAAACTACTATTTTACTTAATGAATATCTGTCAAACGGATAAGAAACAAAGCCATTATTACAACAGGATAATTTGATAAGGTAGTACATGCTTACAGGACTAAGCATTCTTACTATTGGTCATTATATGGCATGGAACTTCTGAGGCAGTTCACCAGTACTCCTGAATATGTGGTATGCAAAGGAGATTATGATGCATGTAATCAAGTGGAACAAATATCTTCACAGAATGAAGAACTTCCCCAGTAGCAACAGcattcaaataataaaattcaagTGATTAATGATTTCAGgctgctgtttaaaaaaatgcGAACATCTGTAACATATAGTTAAGTCGTCCCCTTGATGGCAGTGTTCTCCATATACTCGAATTTAATAAAATCACAGTCTAATGAGTTGTAGACATAACTCTAACACTTTCTAAGTGAAGTTGGGCAAGTCACCTTTCTCTTCGAAGTTGTATTTTATCATCCTGAAAGGGTGGTTTCTTTCCTTAAACTGGGTGGTGGGTATATGAAGGttgattttattgtttctatttatGTTATCTGTAGTCTTTTACATGAATGATAGatttaataaaatcatttcataagaataaaaaatttaataaaacaaatcagGATATAAACATCATTTTACATACCTCCAGATGTCATCTAATACAgtcctttcattttacagatgcagagcTTGTGAATGAGACATTGAGGCAGTTCACTTAGCTAGAGGAAGCAAAAGAAGGTAGTGGCTGTGCTGAAACTCAGTTATACTGACTCCTACTTGAAAGATTTTCCCTCCCCGTATTGATATATGGCTCGTTGTTTTCCTGGAGGACAAATTAAGAGCCTCACACTGCCGGTCAGGGGGGCAGGCTGCCTGCTGTAGACTCTCGGGGGCCTTGGCACAGAAGCCTCTGCAGAGCCTGCTTCACCTCCTTGTTCCGCAGAGTGTAAATGAAAGGGTTGAGCATTGGCGTGACCACTGTGTAGAAGACAGCAGGGgccccagctcctgccccactggagCGAGGTTGCAGGTAGATGCAGACAGGTGGCATGTAGTATAGAAGAACCACCGTGAGGTGGGCAGTGCAAGTTGAGAAAGCACGCTGCCGGCCCTCGGCCGTGTGGATCTGCAACACAGTTGCCACGATGAAGACGTAGGATGTGATGATGAGGATCAGGCAGCCTGTGGCCACAATGCCAATGTTGGCAAGCATGACGAGCTCATTGATGGCGGTGTCCGCACAGGCCAGCTTCAGCACAGGGGGGATGTCACAGAAGAAGTAGGCAACATGGCGAGGCCCACAGTAGAGCAGGTGGAAGGTGAGGGAGGTATGGATTGCAGAGTGTCCAGCACCCATGGCCCAAGTAATCCCAGCCAGCCCTGCACACATCCTCGTGGTCATGGCCACAGGGTAGTGCGGGGGTTGACAGATAGCCAggtagcggtcataggccatgactGTGTACAGGAAGCACTCAGCACTGGCCAGGAAGTGGAAGCAGTAAAGCTGGATGGCACAGCCCTCAAAGGAGATCACCTTCCCgtctggagtcaagagacctGCCATGACTTTGGGCACTGGCACTGTGGACAGACATGCATCCAGGAAGGACAGGTGTCCCAGGAAGTGGTACATGGGGGAGCAGAGGTGAGGGTCACAGCCCACAGTTATGAGAATGAGGAGACTCCCCGTCACGGTGATGCTATAGATGAGGAGGAAAAGTAGGAAAAAGATGCTCGGATGCTCAGCTGTGTACATCAGACCCTCCAGGAAGAAGTGGCTCACCACAGTCTGGTTGGAGTTCTCTGTCTCCATGGCCATCTTCTCACACAGAGAGTGGTTACCTATACCCCTTGCAACAAAACTGGCATTAACAGATGTAAGAGATAGCCATTTATTTACCTTTCCTGAAATATTATTATCCACTGGGCCACACCATCTGGGTCTTTTCCCATAAGTGAAATGAAGAcacacagcattcattcactgctTTGTCTCATCATAGCATGTTCTTGCCCTGAATTCCTTCAGAATGAATCCTTCTCCCTATGAGATCAGCAATGTttgtgaggcacagagaggacaGTAAGGATTATTTTGAGAAATGCATCCCCTAAATAATGGCAATATAAGGAAGAATTGCAATTCTTCCTCTGGAATAtacttttttgcatatattcCAGAATTTTGAATCCCTTGCCTGCCTACTATACTCCGCCATTTCATAGATGTGGGTAGGCAAGTCCTTATTGCCTGGTATCATCAGGGAGGTGCATCTGTCTTCTGGGGAGCCTTGCCTAGAGACTGATGCTATTATGTTAGCTAAGAACACAGCAGCCCCTCCCAACCCTTACCCAGAGGGAGTAAGGAGTTCAGCTACCCAAACCCTCAAGTGTGTGACATTGAGGCCTT
This genomic stretch from Choloepus didactylus isolate mChoDid1 chromosome 6, mChoDid1.pri, whole genome shotgun sequence harbors:
- the LOC119538836 gene encoding olfactory receptor 10S1, which encodes MAMETENSNQTVVSHFFLEGLMYTAEHPSIFFLLFLLIYSITVTGSLLILITVGCDPHLCSPMYHFLGHLSFLDACLSTVPVPKVMAGLLTPDGKVISFEGCAIQLYCFHFLASAECFLYTVMAYDRYLAICQPPHYPVAMTTRMCAGLAGITWAMGAGHSAIHTSLTFHLLYCGPRHVAYFFCDIPPVLKLACADTAINELVMLANIGIVATGCLILIITSYVFIVATVLQIHTAEGRQRAFSTCTAHLTVVLLYYMPPVCIYLQPRSSGAGAGAPAVFYTVVTPMLNPFIYTLRNKEVKQALQRLLCQGPRESTAGSLPP